Genomic segment of Candidatus Nealsonbacteria bacterium:
ATTTTGCCTTCTTTTAAAAAAGAGCTACTGGAGCTTTTGGTCCAAAAAAGAATGATGTTGGCCCAAGATATTTTTAGAAACGATTTTAAAAAGATTGTTCAAAAAAACAAAACAATAATGAGAAATTTTGAGCAGTTAAAGAGAGAAGCTGAAATATTGTTGGAATAAATTTTTAAAAAAACAAACCCCCTGTTTTTTAAAAAACAGGGGGTTTTTATTTTTCTTTATTTATTCGCTAAATTCATCATATTCATCTTCCATGTTTTCTAATTCATCAACTCCTTCTTCCTCCTCCTCTTCTAGCCCTTTTTCCTTTTCCCCGGGTTCTTCTGTCGGTTCCTCGGGGCTTTCTTCCGGCACGTCTTGTTCCAATCCTTCGTCCAAGTCAAAATCATTTTGGTTAACGAAAGGGTCGCGCGTTTTCTTTTTTTGCATATTAGGTTTTAACCCTCAGCATTTTTTTAAAAAAAGTTTCGACCTTTTTTTATTGGTTTTTGAAAAATATTCAACCAATTTGTTTTAGTATAATTAGTCAAAAGCTCTTGTCAAGACCCAAAACTCGGGATAAGTTTTAATGGCATTTTTTAAAAAATATGATATAAATAAGAAACAATTAATAATAAAAAAATTTATGCAAAAACAAATCAATCCTTTTTTAGCTTTTTTTATTTTAATACTTTTAGCTTTTATTGCGGGAGGATACATTCTTTTAGAGATTAATTATCCCGATGCTTTTAGTTTAGAAAATTTTTTATTTAAAAGAAATCCGCCTCCTGTCGCGACAACCACTCCAATTGTTTCTAATTTGGAAGAATTGAAAAAATTTGCCTCAGAAGAAGATTTTAAAAAATATTTGGAAAAATCAGAAATTAGCTATGGCTATTTAGGTTCTGCCCGGGCTATGGGCATTGGCGCAAGTGATGAAAAAATATCTTTAGAAGCGCCGTCGGCCATTAACGGGCTAGGAGGCGGAGGAGAAGCGCCGGAAAGAGTTTCCGAAACCAATGTTCAGGTTTTAGGAATTGACGAGCCGGACATTGTAAAAACCAGCGGCAAGGAAATTTATTATTCTTTGTCTGGTTATTATTCGGGGCCTGTTTTTTTTGAAGAAAGGTATATTGTTCCGCCAAAAGATACGGGAAAAACAAAGGTTATAAAAGCCTTTCCCCCGGACGAACTGGGTTTAGATTCTGATATAAAAGAAACGGGAAGCCTGCTTTTACACAAAAATATTCTGATAGTTTTTTCCAATAATAAAATTTTCGGTTACGATGTTTCAGACCCCAAGTCTCCAAAGAAAAAATGGACAAGCGAAATAGACGACAAAAGTTATTTTAAGGATGCCCGGCTTTATAACGATAAAATTTATTTAATCACTCAAACCATAATTAATGCTTCCAAGCCTTGTCCAATAGAGCCCTTAAGGGCCGAGGGGGTTGCTTTAACCGTAAAATGCGACCAAATTTATCATCCGACAGTTTCTTTCCCGGCTGATGTTACTTATAATGCTTCCGTTATTGACCCTGTTTCAGGGAAGATAGAAAAAAATATTTCTATTGTTGGTTCGTCTTATTATTCAATACTTTATATGTCAGATAAGGGAATTTATTTGACATATTCTTATTCCGGTAATCTTATCGAATTTTTCTCCAAGTTTTTCAAAGAAAAATGCCAGGACTTGGTGCCGAGCTGGTTTATTGAAAAACTGGAAAAATTATCAAGCTATGATATAAGCGATTCGGCGAAACAAACCGAACTTGACGTTATATTCCAAAAATATCAAAATTCCCTGAGTAATGATGAAAGCTTAAGAATAGAAAATGAATTCAGCAATCGGATGTCGGACTACTACAAAGAACACAAAAGAGAATTGGAAAAAACCGGCATCGTGAAAATAGGACTTGAAGATTTTTCAATCTTAGCTTCCGGCAACGTTCCCGGAAAGCTTTTAAATCAATTTTCTTTGGATGAATATAAGGATTATTTAAGGGTTGCGGTTACTG
This window contains:
- a CDS encoding beta-propeller domain-containing protein; protein product: MAFFKKYDINKKQLIIKKFMQKQINPFLAFFILILLAFIAGGYILLEINYPDAFSLENFLFKRNPPPVATTTPIVSNLEELKKFASEEDFKKYLEKSEISYGYLGSARAMGIGASDEKISLEAPSAINGLGGGGEAPERVSETNVQVLGIDEPDIVKTSGKEIYYSLSGYYSGPVFFEERYIVPPKDTGKTKVIKAFPPDELGLDSDIKETGSLLLHKNILIVFSNNKIFGYDVSDPKSPKKKWTSEIDDKSYFKDARLYNDKIYLITQTIINASKPCPIEPLRAEGVALTVKCDQIYHPTVSFPADVTYNASVIDPVSGKIEKNISIVGSSYYSILYMSDKGIYLTYSYSGNLIEFFSKFFKEKCQDLVPSWFIEKLEKLSSYDISDSAKQTELDVIFQKYQNSLSNDESLRIENEFSNRMSDYYKEHKRELEKTGIVKIGLEDFSILASGNVPGKLLNQFSLDEYKDYLRVAVTVGEGFWGMGGMGSVRESANDIYVLDKDLNINGEIKDLGLEEKIYSARFVEDKGYLVTFRQIDPFFVLDLSNPQKPKMSGELKIPGYSSYLHPITKDKILGIGQESSQVKVSLFDVKSAENPKEVSKYNLSEYWSDVLSTHHAFLLDTKHQIFFLPGSKGGYIFSYKDDNLKMIKAISDIRAKRAVYLDDYLYIIGEDKIVVLYEINWEEVNELDF